A portion of the Edaphobacter lichenicola genome contains these proteins:
- a CDS encoding sensor histidine kinase: MNNPTAHLSPWYAVSTCLALLGLQYITHWLRVRSIRRELALRSEDRLHVAQELNDKLLQTIYGLTLHLNVVVETLPENEPVMRSLRLALARADEVYSEVRSSLEKTRAQSLNGTDFAVQLTRMFEETEICPGIGFRVVEDGKRRELEISAQQELSRIVRQALTNASLYSNTSTAQVLLTYSSSELVCRIYDNGTGISSSSQELTPKNPVVRGLIEMRNLTITLGGGMKVWSSPGRGTEIEVRVPANRAYKIAFA, encoded by the coding sequence TTGAACAATCCAACGGCACATTTGAGTCCCTGGTACGCAGTATCTACTTGTCTGGCGCTTCTAGGACTGCAATATATCACCCACTGGCTGCGGGTACGATCCATAAGAAGGGAGCTTGCTCTGCGTTCGGAAGACCGGCTTCACGTCGCTCAGGAGTTGAATGACAAACTTCTCCAAACCATCTACGGGCTGACGCTTCACTTGAATGTAGTAGTTGAGACACTTCCCGAAAACGAGCCCGTTATGAGATCTCTAAGACTCGCGCTCGCTCGTGCGGATGAGGTCTATTCTGAAGTTCGGAGTTCTTTAGAGAAAACCCGCGCACAAAGCTTAAACGGGACAGATTTTGCCGTGCAGTTGACCAGAATGTTCGAGGAAACCGAAATATGTCCGGGTATTGGCTTTCGAGTTGTGGAAGATGGCAAGCGTCGAGAATTAGAGATAAGCGCTCAACAGGAACTTTCTCGAATTGTGCGCCAAGCCCTCACAAATGCTTCACTTTACTCGAACACCTCGACCGCACAAGTCTTATTGACATACAGCAGCTCCGAACTGGTCTGCCGGATCTACGACAACGGCACCGGGATATCTTCCTCGAGCCAGGAGCTCACACCTAAAAACCCCGTAGTCAGGGGCCTCATTGAGATGCGCAACCTTACGATTACACTCGGCGGCGGAATGAAGGTGTGGAGTAGCCCGGGAAGGGGAACGGAAATAGAAGTACGTGTTCCGGCGAACCGAGCGTATAAAATTGCCTTTGCGTAG
- a CDS encoding alpha/beta fold hydrolase, which translates to MSTFLAHDGTKLFYRDWGTGQPIVFSHAWPASADEWDPQMFFFANRGFRAIAFDRRGHGRSEQTWDGNDIDTYADDLAALLETLDLNNTILVGHSTGGGEVARYVGRHGLSRLAKTVFLASVTPGMLKSDTNPDGWPLETFDGFREGLLKNRSQTYQDAALTFYSYDQPGVEVSKGTQDKYWYQAMQGSLKAHYDCVAAFSEPDFTEDLKKITVPTLVMHSEDDEGVPYHFTGARSAKLIKNAQLKTYKGLSHGMAETHPDLINADLLAFFQS; encoded by the coding sequence ATGAGCACATTTCTCGCCCATGATGGAACCAAATTGTTCTATAGAGACTGGGGCACAGGCCAGCCTATCGTTTTCTCACACGCATGGCCCGCAAGCGCAGACGAGTGGGATCCCCAGATGTTCTTTTTTGCAAACCGAGGATTCCGAGCGATCGCTTTCGATCGCCGAGGCCACGGACGATCTGAGCAGACGTGGGACGGCAACGACATCGACACCTATGCCGACGATTTGGCGGCTCTTTTAGAGACACTCGATCTGAATAATACGATTTTGGTTGGGCACTCCACGGGCGGCGGCGAGGTAGCACGGTACGTCGGTCGGCACGGACTATCGCGGCTTGCCAAGACCGTGTTTCTAGCATCAGTAACTCCCGGGATGCTTAAGAGCGATACCAATCCCGACGGGTGGCCGCTTGAAACGTTCGATGGGTTTCGCGAGGGGCTCTTGAAGAATCGCTCACAGACGTATCAGGATGCTGCGCTGACGTTTTACAGTTATGACCAGCCTGGAGTTGAAGTCTCAAAGGGCACGCAAGATAAGTACTGGTATCAGGCGATGCAGGGGAGCCTGAAGGCGCACTACGACTGTGTCGCGGCCTTTTCAGAACCGGATTTTACAGAGGATCTGAAAAAGATTACCGTGCCGACTCTCGTCATGCATAGCGAGGACGATGAGGGAGTACCGTATCATTTCACTGGTGCCCGTTCCGCGAAGCTTATCAAGAACGCACAGCTGAAAACTTATAAGGGTCTTTCGCATGGCATGGCTGAGACGCATCCCGACCTCATCAATGCAGACTTGCTCGCGTTCTTTCAAAGCTAG
- a CDS encoding alpha/beta fold hydrolase, with protein MYRDRLHHLIRACFGVALVLSVIPAFAQKPTASVRNIVLVHGAFADGTSWSKIIPILEQKGYHVVAVQNPLTSLSDDVAATKRIIALQDGPVILVGHSWGGAVITQAGDDPKVAGLVYVAAYAPELGQSANDASTPFGITEGQKQIRVDSKKFASMTPEGILNDFAQGLPIAERKLVLSVQGQSYGPMFSEKLTVAAWKTKPSWVVISADDRMLPPAMEESAAKKLGATAVTLQTCHLAMLQEPEKVAEVIDDAAKKSSIR; from the coding sequence ATGTACCGCGACCGCTTGCATCACCTAATTCGCGCCTGCTTCGGCGTGGCGTTAGTGCTTTCCGTCATTCCAGCATTTGCCCAGAAACCAACCGCCTCGGTAAGGAACATCGTGCTTGTGCATGGCGCATTTGCCGATGGAACAAGTTGGTCCAAAATCATCCCGATCCTCGAGCAAAAGGGATATCACGTTGTAGCGGTTCAGAATCCGTTGACATCACTGTCTGACGATGTGGCTGCGACGAAGCGCATTATCGCCCTGCAAGACGGCCCTGTCATCCTGGTAGGACATTCCTGGGGTGGTGCAGTTATCACACAGGCTGGAGATGATCCGAAGGTGGCCGGACTCGTTTATGTTGCCGCCTACGCTCCAGAGTTAGGACAGTCTGCAAATGACGCGAGCACGCCGTTCGGAATCACTGAAGGGCAGAAGCAGATCCGAGTCGACTCCAAAAAGTTCGCTTCCATGACCCCTGAAGGAATTCTTAATGATTTTGCGCAAGGCTTGCCAATAGCCGAGCGTAAGCTCGTCCTGTCGGTCCAGGGCCAAAGTTATGGTCCGATGTTCAGCGAAAAATTGACGGTTGCAGCATGGAAGACAAAACCATCGTGGGTCGTTATCTCAGCTGACGATCGTATGCTCCCACCTGCCATGGAAGAATCGGCGGCAAAGAAGCTGGGAGCTACAGCCGTGACACTACAAACGTGCCATCTCGCGATGCTGCAGGAGCCAGAAAAAGTTGCCGAAGTGATCGATGACGCGGCCAAGAAGTCATCGATTAGGTAA
- a CDS encoding alpha/beta hydrolase, with amino-acid sequence MSSVVKNIVLVHGAFADGSSWSKVITILQEMGYNAVAVQNPMTSLSDEVSFTKRIIALQDGPVILVGHSWGGAVITQAGDEPKVAGLVYVTAYAPAVGQSANDASSPFGWTEGQKHIRLDSEKFATVTSEGMLEHIAEGLPLADRRLAFAVQGQSYGPMFDEKLSVAAWQDKPTWALISTKDQMLPPAMQQSAAEKMGAKVTTLSTCHMSILESPDSVARVIDEAAKTALTQ; translated from the coding sequence ATGTCTTCAGTCGTCAAAAACATAGTTCTCGTTCACGGAGCATTTGCTGACGGCTCCAGCTGGTCAAAAGTGATTACCATCTTGCAGGAGATGGGATATAACGCAGTCGCGGTTCAGAATCCGATGACTTCATTGTCGGACGAAGTCTCCTTCACGAAGAGAATCATCGCCCTTCAGGACGGTCCAGTAATCCTGGTCGGTCACTCATGGGGGGGCGCTGTGATTACTCAGGCGGGCGACGAACCCAAAGTTGCAGGTCTTGTGTACGTCACCGCGTACGCACCGGCGGTCGGACAGTCCGCGAACGATGCCAGTAGTCCCTTTGGTTGGACGGAAGGCCAAAAGCACATTCGTCTTGATAGTGAAAAGTTCGCTACCGTAACTTCAGAAGGCATGCTGGAACATATCGCGGAAGGCCTGCCGCTAGCAGATAGGAGGCTTGCGTTCGCCGTGCAGGGGCAAAGCTATGGCCCGATGTTCGACGAAAAGCTCTCCGTGGCTGCATGGCAGGACAAACCGACGTGGGCTTTGATCTCGACCAAAGATCAGATGCTTCCACCCGCAATGCAGCAATCAGCAGCAGAGAAGATGGGTGCGAAAGTCACCACCCTGTCGACCTGCCATATGTCGATCCTGGAATCACCGGACTCAGTCGCAAGAGTAATCGACGAAGCCGCCAAAACGGCATTGACGCAATAA
- a CDS encoding MaoC family dehydratase, which yields MISEKLEGEPTTVTSFDPTSFLLVPAKRFEDLRVGDIFRAPSRTLTDAHSAAFQTVSADNHPVHYDAVWAARHGHSAPVVHGLQVLAFTAPGATLFPHYIGEVFIAFTELSCKFLKEVHSGDTLYPALEIIELSMQESNGLVTTKVTVFNQHRELVLSGDHKYLLKVAKN from the coding sequence ATGATTAGTGAGAAGCTTGAAGGTGAACCCACGACAGTAACCTCTTTCGATCCGACATCTTTTCTCTTGGTGCCTGCTAAACGCTTTGAGGATCTGCGGGTCGGAGACATCTTCCGCGCACCGAGTCGTACTCTGACCGATGCCCACTCCGCCGCCTTTCAAACCGTATCTGCGGACAACCACCCGGTACACTACGATGCTGTTTGGGCGGCAAGACATGGCCACTCAGCTCCCGTTGTGCACGGGCTCCAGGTACTCGCATTCACTGCGCCGGGAGCCACATTGTTTCCTCATTACATCGGTGAAGTCTTTATTGCATTTACCGAACTCTCCTGCAAATTCTTGAAGGAAGTGCACTCCGGTGACACTCTCTATCCTGCGTTGGAGATCATCGAGCTGTCTATGCAGGAGTCGAACGGCCTTGTCACAACAAAGGTAACCGTCTTCAATCAGCATAGAGAGCTTGTGCTCTCCGGAGACCACAAGTATCTGCTGAAGGTCGCCAAGAACTGA
- a CDS encoding Dps family protein — translation MMPNKKDLRERQKAPLATRSDIDGAAVQEITGALNALLSDAFALYIKTKNFHWHMSGPHFRDYHLLLDDHGDQLFAMTDDIAERVRKIGGTTIRSIGHIARLQRVRDNEAEYVTPADMLSELHEDDKAFTLSMRAVHTLCDDAGDVATASLLENWIDQSQRRSWFLFEATHALDIGIFPAHADHGRQTRLVRTSCA, via the coding sequence ATGATGCCGAACAAAAAAGATTTACGCGAACGCCAAAAAGCACCTCTAGCCACCAGGTCCGATATCGACGGAGCAGCAGTTCAGGAGATCACCGGCGCTTTAAATGCTCTTCTATCGGACGCTTTCGCTCTCTACATAAAGACAAAGAACTTTCATTGGCATATGAGCGGACCGCACTTCCGTGACTACCACCTCCTGCTGGATGATCACGGTGACCAGCTCTTCGCCATGACAGATGACATTGCCGAGCGAGTCCGTAAGATCGGAGGAACGACGATTAGGTCCATCGGCCATATCGCTAGGCTGCAGCGTGTTCGCGATAACGAAGCCGAGTACGTGACCCCCGCAGATATGCTAAGCGAACTGCATGAAGACGACAAAGCGTTCACCCTGAGCATGCGTGCGGTACATACACTCTGCGACGATGCGGGCGACGTCGCTACAGCTAGCTTATTGGAGAACTGGATCGATCAGTCGCAGCGTCGTAGTTGGTTCCTCTTCGAGGCCACACACGCTCTTGACATCGGGATCTTCCCGGCCCACGCTGACCATGGCCGTCAAACGCGGCTTGTTCGTACTTCGTGCGCATGA
- a CDS encoding MBL fold metallo-hydrolase, producing the protein MKSGDLTISRRSFIRGGIATLAGSALTLYGARTFAQEASLTGAQFRASGKSAKIATRQLRGDLRYLNGSGGNIIVLPGPDGILAVDSGLATSESQIRTALSAISSRPLSHLLNTHWHFDHTDGNEWMHLAGATIVAHENTRKRMNQRQEIPAFSIILEPSPPAALPTVMFAQSHRLLLNGQKILMERYTPAHTDSDVSVFFENTNVLHTGDTWFNGYYPFIDYNSGGSIRGLIAASSENLQRTDTQTIVLPGHGDVGSRTDLLAFHEMLIEIRDRVSALRVKGYSLAATISAKPTEKYDAKLSGGFVSPDLFTSLVYQGV; encoded by the coding sequence ATGAAGTCTGGCGATCTGACTATCTCTCGACGTTCGTTCATCCGTGGAGGTATCGCGACTCTCGCAGGCAGCGCTCTCACACTCTATGGGGCAAGAACTTTTGCCCAAGAAGCTTCTCTCACCGGCGCCCAGTTCAGAGCATCAGGGAAGAGCGCCAAAATAGCTACCCGGCAGCTCCGTGGCGATCTCCGGTATTTGAATGGATCGGGCGGCAACATCATCGTTCTCCCCGGGCCCGACGGTATCCTCGCGGTGGATAGTGGCCTGGCAACATCGGAATCGCAAATCAGAACGGCTCTCAGTGCGATCTCTTCAAGACCGCTCAGCCACTTGCTTAATACTCATTGGCACTTTGACCACACTGACGGCAACGAATGGATGCACCTCGCTGGTGCCACCATCGTTGCCCACGAGAACACGCGCAAACGCATGAACCAGAGGCAGGAGATACCCGCATTCTCTATTATTCTGGAACCCTCACCGCCAGCGGCCCTGCCCACGGTCATGTTTGCCCAATCCCATCGGTTGCTACTCAACGGTCAAAAGATCCTGATGGAGCGCTATACGCCTGCCCACACGGATTCGGATGTTTCCGTTTTCTTCGAGAATACAAATGTGCTTCATACGGGCGACACCTGGTTCAACGGATACTACCCATTTATTGACTACAACAGTGGAGGGAGCATCCGTGGCCTCATCGCTGCATCCTCCGAGAATCTTCAGCGCACAGATACGCAGACGATCGTCTTGCCGGGGCACGGCGACGTTGGCAGTCGGACGGACCTGCTCGCTTTCCACGAAATGCTCATAGAAATACGCGATCGAGTCTCTGCCCTAAGGGTGAAGGGATATTCGTTAGCCGCAACAATTTCAGCAAAACCAACCGAAAAATATGACGCCAAGCTTTCTGGCGGATTTGTATCACCCGACCTATTTACGAGTCTTGTTTATCAAGGCGTGTAG
- a CDS encoding 5'-3' exonuclease, with protein sequence MHLIDGTYELFRHFYALPSAKDSEGREVAAVRGVLGSLLGMMRASTTYIGVATDHVIESFRNGMWPEYKTGQGVDPELLAQFPLLEETLNALGVVVWAMEEYEADDALASAAFLAREDSRVERVVISTPDKDLAQCVQGTRVVQLDRRRRVERDEQGVIQKFGVKPSSIPDYLALVGDAADGYPGLPGWGAKSAAAVLSKFGKLEAIPPNAQDWHVTVSNQRSLSEVFNRERDLAFLFRDLATLRTDLPLFATVDDLLWAGPGPAFAPMADRLDKAKFSVKRIPRSR encoded by the coding sequence GTGCACTTGATTGATGGGACGTACGAGCTTTTCAGGCATTTCTATGCCCTCCCGTCTGCTAAAGACAGCGAAGGTCGCGAGGTGGCCGCCGTGCGCGGTGTCCTCGGTTCACTTTTGGGCATGATGCGGGCCAGTACGACGTACATCGGTGTGGCGACAGACCATGTGATTGAATCCTTCCGGAACGGAATGTGGCCTGAATATAAGACCGGCCAAGGTGTCGACCCGGAACTACTCGCCCAGTTCCCTCTCCTAGAAGAGACACTCAACGCTCTCGGGGTGGTGGTGTGGGCGATGGAGGAGTATGAGGCAGATGACGCACTGGCGTCGGCAGCTTTTCTCGCGCGAGAAGACAGCCGAGTTGAGCGAGTGGTCATAAGTACACCGGATAAAGATCTTGCTCAGTGCGTCCAGGGAACACGAGTTGTTCAACTCGATAGGCGCAGGCGTGTCGAGCGAGATGAACAGGGAGTAATACAGAAGTTCGGAGTCAAACCAAGCTCTATCCCAGACTACCTCGCCTTGGTGGGCGACGCAGCGGACGGCTATCCAGGGTTGCCAGGATGGGGCGCAAAGTCTGCTGCAGCCGTCCTATCGAAGTTTGGCAAGCTGGAAGCCATCCCACCTAACGCCCAGGATTGGCATGTGACTGTCTCCAATCAAAGAAGCCTATCCGAAGTTTTCAATAGAGAGCGAGATTTAGCTTTTCTCTTCCGAGACCTTGCGACGCTTCGAACTGATCTCCCGCTCTTCGCAACTGTTGATGATCTTCTTTGGGCCGGGCCTGGTCCTGCCTTTGCTCCCATGGCAGATCGGTTGGACAAAGCAAAGTTCTCGGTGAAGCGCATACCGCGCTCCCGGTGA
- a CDS encoding glycoside hydrolase family 30 protein — translation MISGLRSCIAVSLLFLPWSLSAQVVKAYETTADLSETMHELPPIAFVSGSSRTPLTITVNDKERGQSMDGFGASITEGSAWLLQDNLSPAARLQVMTKLFDPVHGAGLNFLRQPIGSTDLSRDTYSFDDMLAGQSDPELQHFSAQRDDDDVFPILREALKLNPAITVMAVPWSAPAWMKTKSSMNGGSLRDDAMEAYSAYLVRSIQAFAKEGIPVKYLSVQNEPLYETGDYPGTLMLAAQAKRLIGDYLGPALRSAGLQTQILAYDHNWDHPEYPIEILSNPKAEPFVAGSALHCYGGDVSGQDVIHQRFPDKGIWLTECSGGTWQKESGLLATSHLLIDATRHWAKSLSLWGVALDTDHKPYVGGCKTCRGLVTIDLHQSPASVIYNGDFYALAHVSKFVHPRAVRIGSTTFDRTSLESVAFQNLDGSIALVVLNNLPKASDFTISWHDREAHVRLAPGSLATFTWKVAD, via the coding sequence TTGATCTCTGGCCTGCGCTCCTGCATCGCTGTGTCGCTTCTTTTCCTTCCGTGGTCTCTTTCGGCTCAGGTTGTCAAAGCATACGAGACGACGGCAGATCTCTCCGAAACCATGCATGAGCTACCACCGATTGCCTTCGTATCCGGTTCATCCAGAACCCCACTCACGATCACCGTGAACGACAAAGAACGCGGTCAGAGCATGGATGGCTTTGGAGCATCGATCACCGAAGGGTCAGCATGGCTGCTGCAAGACAATCTGTCACCCGCGGCTCGTCTACAAGTGATGACAAAGCTCTTCGATCCGGTGCACGGAGCTGGTCTGAATTTTTTGCGTCAGCCGATCGGATCAACCGATCTCTCCCGTGATACCTACAGCTTTGACGATATGCTCGCGGGTCAGTCCGATCCTGAGCTTCAGCACTTCTCCGCGCAACGTGACGATGATGACGTCTTCCCCATCCTTCGTGAGGCGCTGAAACTCAACCCCGCAATCACCGTGATGGCGGTGCCTTGGAGTGCGCCCGCATGGATGAAAACAAAGTCTTCCATGAACGGAGGTTCTCTGCGCGACGACGCGATGGAAGCCTATTCCGCGTATCTGGTTCGTTCGATCCAGGCTTTCGCAAAAGAGGGCATTCCGGTGAAGTACCTCTCCGTGCAGAATGAGCCCCTCTACGAGACTGGTGATTATCCAGGAACGCTGATGCTCGCCGCGCAGGCCAAACGTCTGATCGGGGACTATCTTGGACCTGCCCTGCGAAGCGCTGGCCTGCAGACTCAGATACTCGCGTACGACCATAACTGGGACCATCCGGAGTATCCCATCGAGATCTTGTCCAACCCAAAGGCAGAGCCCTTCGTTGCAGGCTCCGCGCTGCATTGCTATGGTGGGGATGTCTCCGGACAGGACGTGATTCATCAGCGATTTCCTGACAAGGGAATCTGGCTTACAGAGTGTTCAGGCGGCACTTGGCAGAAAGAGAGCGGATTGCTTGCAACATCGCATCTGCTCATCGACGCAACTCGTCACTGGGCAAAGTCGCTCTCGTTGTGGGGAGTTGCGCTGGACACCGACCACAAACCGTATGTAGGAGGCTGCAAGACCTGCCGCGGATTGGTCACCATCGATCTTCATCAGTCACCTGCGAGCGTCATCTACAACGGCGACTTCTACGCCCTCGCCCATGTCAGCAAGTTCGTGCACCCAAGGGCGGTCCGCATCGGCTCTACAACCTTTGATCGCACGAGTCTTGAATCCGTGGCCTTTCAAAACCTTGATGGCTCAATCGCTCTCGTCGTGCTCAACAACCTTCCAAAAGCATCGGACTTCACTATCAGTTGGCATGACCGCGAGGCGCACGTCAGACTCGCACCTGGCTCCCTTGCTACGTTTACGTGGAAAGTGGCCGACTAG